From one Conexivisphaerales archaeon genomic stretch:
- a CDS encoding aspartate kinase, with product MRAVIKFGGVSLGTGEKVKIAAESVLKAKYEEKVVVVSAPGKTTDQLLDLISSFEEKIDEREYAEILSMGERTSVKVFSSALKTLGANVRVYDPPEPDFPIVTRNGYINAEVDLEETRRGCTQIADELHSKIVVVPGFVGRGQDGVSILGRGGSDITATVLGNCLKADEVILVKDTEGIMSADPKLVKEARPVDQLSIEEMYALAHGGAKVVRPEALYFKLPTQRLRIVQFGKPIDTGGTEILGAINPDKPAVVIERGIREITVVCSSMSGVIPEVTKKLGERLVGIGTASHNVTFFFTGEDWADICRLAHGLEGVKAVSGKDGIGSVSLLHPYLVDRPGVVAKAATLLSLNGINIYEITSSKGSLTLFILERDLEKAKQLLEENVIV from the coding sequence ATGAGAGCAGTCATCAAGTTCGGAGGAGTTTCACTCGGAACAGGTGAGAAAGTTAAGATAGCTGCAGAATCTGTCCTTAAAGCCAAATATGAAGAAAAAGTGGTTGTCGTTTCTGCACCCGGTAAGACTACAGACCAACTGCTAGACCTGATATCAAGCTTTGAAGAGAAAATAGACGAAAGAGAATATGCAGAGATTCTATCTATGGGTGAGAGAACTTCAGTAAAGGTCTTTTCTTCTGCACTGAAGACTCTGGGAGCAAACGTAAGAGTTTATGATCCTCCAGAACCTGATTTCCCCATAGTGACCAGAAACGGTTACATAAATGCTGAAGTCGATCTGGAAGAGACAAGGAGAGGCTGCACCCAAATAGCGGATGAACTGCACAGTAAGATAGTTGTAGTGCCTGGGTTTGTGGGCAGAGGTCAAGACGGTGTATCTATACTCGGACGAGGTGGATCAGATATAACCGCAACAGTCTTGGGAAATTGTCTGAAAGCAGACGAAGTAATCCTGGTCAAAGATACAGAGGGAATAATGAGCGCAGACCCAAAGCTGGTAAAAGAAGCAAGGCCGGTAGACCAGCTCTCCATAGAGGAGATGTACGCTCTGGCGCATGGAGGGGCGAAGGTGGTAAGACCTGAGGCACTGTACTTCAAACTACCCACGCAGAGGCTAAGGATAGTACAATTCGGAAAGCCTATTGACACGGGCGGAACCGAAATATTGGGTGCGATAAACCCTGATAAGCCAGCTGTAGTTATAGAAAGGGGTATCAGAGAAATCACTGTAGTCTGTTCGTCAATGTCTGGTGTTATACCTGAGGTTACGAAGAAACTCGGCGAAAGGCTGGTGGGTATAGGAACTGCTTCGCACAACGTTACCTTCTTCTTTACGGGAGAAGATTGGGCTGACATCTGCAGGCTGGCACACGGCCTAGAAGGGGTTAAGGCTGTCTCGGGCAAGGATGGAATAGGAAGCGTATCCTTGCTACATCCATATCTTGTAGACAGGCCAGGTGTTGTCGCAAAAGCTGCTACACTTTTATCGTTAAACGGTATAAACATATATGAGATAACATCTAGCAAAGGGAGCCTTACACTATTCATTCTAGAAAGAGATTTAGAGAAGGCGAAGCAGCTGCTGGAGGAGAATGTGATTGTCTGA
- the lysA gene encoding diaminopimelate decarboxylase, producing the protein MSDKWILENLSNSFAIRNNELYVEGRSCVQLAEEFGSPLFVTSEKRVRANVRRLKEAFAAIKKFRIYYAVKSNSNLSILRIIRSEGAWADCSCPAEIYEASLCGFEKEKMLYTGNYNSRDELEYALASGVTINFDDASLLEKLNPAKVPETVCFRINPGIGKGGKEGLVFAGPDAKFGSTEEVAAKGYNRAKELGAKKFGIHMMTGSNVLDPAYFSQITEVLLDISGRIAKSVGIEFEFVSIGGGFGVPYRQDERPLPIDKVASDVISVFKERVQSYGLGDPALCIEPGRYIVADSTVLLAKVCHIKHAAKTFVGVDAGMNTLLRPALYGAYHPVVLANRMDAEDTVVVNVCGQICENTDILAKDRPFPKVSEGDIIAIFNAGAYGFSMSSQYNNRPRAAEVLVSESRADLIRRRESISDLLNGQLIPSRLLT; encoded by the coding sequence TTGTCTGATAAATGGATACTTGAGAATCTATCTAATTCCTTCGCTATAAGGAATAACGAGTTGTATGTGGAAGGAAGGTCATGTGTTCAATTAGCTGAAGAATTTGGTTCTCCTCTTTTCGTAACAAGTGAAAAGAGGGTAAGAGCTAACGTGAGAAGGTTGAAAGAAGCGTTTGCCGCTATTAAGAAATTCAGAATCTACTATGCAGTCAAATCTAACTCAAACCTTTCCATCCTTAGAATAATACGTTCTGAGGGAGCGTGGGCTGACTGCTCCTGTCCGGCGGAGATTTATGAAGCTTCATTATGCGGATTTGAAAAAGAGAAGATGTTGTATACAGGAAATTACAATTCAAGGGACGAACTGGAGTATGCTCTTGCTTCCGGAGTTACTATCAACTTTGACGATGCTTCGCTACTTGAAAAGTTAAACCCAGCCAAAGTGCCTGAGACGGTCTGCTTTAGAATCAATCCTGGTATAGGGAAAGGGGGTAAAGAGGGGCTTGTGTTTGCAGGTCCTGATGCAAAATTCGGTTCGACCGAAGAAGTTGCTGCGAAAGGATATAACAGAGCGAAGGAACTTGGGGCAAAGAAGTTTGGGATACATATGATGACCGGTTCCAACGTTCTTGACCCCGCCTATTTTTCGCAGATCACAGAAGTTCTTTTAGATATATCTGGTAGAATAGCTAAATCAGTGGGTATAGAGTTTGAATTTGTAAGCATTGGTGGCGGTTTTGGAGTACCCTACAGACAGGATGAAAGACCTTTGCCGATCGATAAAGTCGCATCAGACGTTATAAGCGTCTTTAAAGAAAGGGTACAGAGTTACGGGCTGGGAGACCCTGCTCTCTGCATTGAGCCAGGCAGGTACATTGTCGCTGATTCTACCGTGTTGCTAGCCAAAGTCTGTCATATCAAACATGCAGCAAAGACCTTCGTAGGTGTTGATGCCGGCATGAATACCCTGCTCAGGCCAGCCCTTTATGGAGCATATCATCCTGTAGTTCTGGCGAACAGAATGGACGCAGAGGATACTGTTGTAGTAAATGTTTGCGGACAGATATGTGAAAATACAGATATTCTGGCAAAGGATAGGCCTTTTCCCAAGGTCAGTGAAGGAGATATTATAGCCATTTTTAATGCTGGGGCGTATGGCTTCTCCATGTCAAGCCAGTACAACAACAGACCTAGGGCTGCAGAGGTTCTGGTTTCCGAATCCAGAGCAGACCTGATCAGAAGAAGAGAAAGTATTTCAGACCTGTTGAACGGTCAATTGATACCCTCGAGGCTATTGACATGA
- a CDS encoding aminotransferase class I/II-fold pyridoxal phosphate-dependent enzyme, with protein sequence MTQDYSRTLASLPPYPFAEMERIIRERKERKEEVYPFNIGDPDLPTPDFIVEAASKALSDPEYSGYSSSEGEVWFREAVADWYSKRFGVQLDPQTEVCALIGSKEGLVNITRVFANPGDGILYPDPGYPAYPNGGALLAGFKPQPYSLEEVTYQPKVDGLVTKGVKIIFINYPHNPTGAVVQENILRRIIEICREQNILVCYDNAYSEITFNGYRAPSILQFSKDFDGLVEFHSCSKTFSMTGYRIGFAVGDRKAIRGLAKLKAQIDSGPPKFVQLAAKVALESYSGVDKPRFVRDMVETYQKRLRTLVRVLHDLGTSVELPQATFYLWHRVPNSSEIVARNLAKFGILVTPGSAFGRMGERYIRWSVTVKTDLIERASKYLLDGGFVIA encoded by the coding sequence ATGACACAGGATTATTCGAGAACGCTGGCTTCGCTTCCTCCATATCCTTTTGCCGAAATGGAAAGGATAATCAGAGAGAGAAAGGAAAGAAAAGAAGAGGTCTATCCATTCAACATTGGAGACCCTGACCTCCCCACCCCGGATTTTATAGTCGAAGCTGCTTCAAAAGCACTATCCGACCCTGAATATTCTGGTTACTCTTCTTCTGAAGGAGAGGTTTGGTTCAGGGAAGCCGTTGCTGATTGGTACAGTAAAAGGTTTGGTGTACAACTGGACCCTCAAACAGAAGTATGCGCACTCATAGGTTCCAAGGAAGGACTGGTGAATATAACAAGGGTATTTGCAAATCCTGGAGATGGAATTCTGTATCCAGACCCTGGTTACCCGGCATATCCAAATGGCGGAGCATTGCTTGCAGGTTTCAAGCCTCAGCCGTACTCACTCGAAGAGGTTACTTACCAGCCAAAGGTAGATGGTCTGGTAACCAAGGGAGTCAAAATCATCTTCATAAACTATCCACACAATCCCACTGGCGCAGTTGTCCAAGAAAATATACTGAGAAGAATAATAGAAATATGTAGGGAACAAAACATTCTTGTTTGTTATGATAATGCATATTCAGAGATTACGTTTAATGGTTACAGGGCTCCAAGTATTCTACAGTTTTCAAAGGACTTCGATGGCTTGGTAGAGTTCCACTCCTGTTCAAAGACGTTCTCCATGACAGGATACAGAATAGGGTTTGCAGTGGGTGATAGGAAAGCTATAAGAGGACTGGCAAAATTGAAGGCACAAATAGACTCCGGCCCCCCAAAATTCGTCCAGCTGGCTGCAAAGGTTGCGTTAGAAAGTTACTCCGGTGTTGATAAGCCCAGATTTGTCAGGGACATGGTAGAAACCTACCAAAAGAGACTGAGGACACTTGTCAGAGTTTTGCATGATTTGGGAACTAGCGTCGAGCTTCCGCAGGCAACGTTCTACTTATGGCACAGAGTTCCAAATTCTTCTGAGATTGTAGCTAGAAATCTGGCAAAGTTTGGCATTCTGGTTACACCGGGGTCAGCGTTCGGAAGGATGGGAGAAAGATACATCAGATGGTCAGTAACGGTAAAAACAGACCTGATAGAAAGAGCTTCAAAATACTTACTTGATGGTGGTTTTGTTATAGCATAG
- a CDS encoding Rid family detoxifying hydrolase, with translation MKKVVLTDKAPRPLGPYSQAIIVGDTVYVSGQVGVDASTGKRGETIEEQTALAIRNIESILQSVGSSLEKISKVTVILKNMEDFPSMNKIYSQFFKNDPPARTTLQASPPGGYLVEVEAIAML, from the coding sequence ATGAAGAAGGTAGTTCTCACTGATAAAGCTCCAAGACCATTGGGTCCCTATTCTCAGGCCATAATAGTCGGAGATACTGTGTATGTTTCAGGACAGGTTGGTGTTGACGCATCTACAGGTAAGAGAGGAGAGACGATAGAAGAACAGACTGCGCTTGCGATTCGTAACATCGAAAGTATTTTGCAATCAGTTGGTTCATCACTGGAAAAGATATCGAAAGTTACAGTCATCCTTAAGAATATGGAAGATTTTCCATCAATGAACAAAATCTATTCACAGTTTTTCAAAAACGATCCTCCAGCCAGAACAACTCTTCAGGCCAGCCCCCCTGGAGGATATCTGGTCGAAGTAGAAGCAATAGCTATGCTATAA
- a CDS encoding iron-sulfur cluster assembly accessory protein — protein sequence MQTTKPLIEITPLAKQKILEAIGNRQNAILRIGISMVGGCACHADYQYTLSLRESPEVEDIVEEVDGIRLAADKADVEFLRGSRLDYIEDGEVSGFSIDNPNVVEGSCGCGGH from the coding sequence ATGCAGACGACAAAACCACTGATTGAAATTACTCCTCTTGCCAAGCAGAAGATACTGGAGGCAATAGGAAACAGACAGAACGCTATCTTGAGGATTGGGATATCGATGGTTGGAGGATGTGCCTGCCACGCTGATTACCAGTATACTCTCAGTTTGAGAGAATCGCCAGAAGTTGAAGACATAGTTGAGGAAGTAGATGGAATAAGACTTGCAGCGGACAAGGCCGATGTGGAATTTCTGAGGGGGTCAAGACTCGATTATATAGAGGACGGAGAAGTTTCAGGATTCAGTATCGATAATCCTAACGTCGTAGAAGGCAGCTGTGGATGCGGCGGACACTGA
- a CDS encoding helix-turn-helix domain-containing protein, which translates to MDTASLLPVLRRLGLTQYEANCYVQLVMLGPSDPRRIAAKARIPYPNAYESLKRLKDRGWVEIIRKRPATYIAKRPDLVKQEIISEVDDVFSKLESLYRTIPSEDTELVFTIRDKKKVVSKIYELLSEAREKVIVVGPGISFAEANLAETLDKIARRGIKVRVISDIDVVSSLPEGIEARVGMLVAFDLLVDERVAMIALPDLSACGWADSDAVAKHFLQFLELMWINSKERI; encoded by the coding sequence TTGGACACGGCATCTCTGCTCCCGGTTCTTAGGAGGTTGGGACTCACTCAGTACGAAGCAAACTGCTATGTTCAGCTGGTAATGCTTGGTCCCTCCGACCCGCGAAGGATAGCCGCCAAGGCCAGAATACCTTATCCAAACGCTTACGAGTCCTTAAAAAGGCTCAAAGACAGAGGATGGGTAGAGATCATAAGAAAGAGACCAGCGACTTACATTGCAAAGAGACCGGATTTGGTCAAACAGGAGATAATATCCGAAGTGGACGATGTATTCAGTAAACTAGAGTCACTCTATAGGACTATACCAAGCGAAGATACTGAGTTAGTATTTACAATAAGAGACAAAAAAAAGGTGGTAAGCAAGATCTACGAACTACTATCTGAAGCAAGAGAAAAAGTGATTGTTGTAGGACCAGGCATAAGTTTCGCAGAAGCTAACCTAGCTGAGACTTTGGATAAAATTGCAAGAAGAGGGATCAAGGTTAGAGTCATATCTGACATCGACGTAGTTTCATCTTTGCCAGAAGGAATAGAGGCAAGGGTCGGCATGCTTGTGGCCTTCGACCTGCTCGTCGATGAACGTGTAGCTATGATAGCACTACCAGACCTCTCAGCCTGTGGGTGGGCTGACAGCGATGCGGTAGCAAAGCATTTTCTTCAGTTCCTAGAACTTATGTGGATAAATTCGAAGGAAAGAATCTGA
- a CDS encoding DUF429 domain-containing protein: MLCVGVDLAGSENRNTGFCSMTGKMYVKTRLIKSNNDLLENIRLSKPDLVSIDAPLSLPRGRISLEKKGPPHLRECDRELIRLGIRFLPLTLGPMRMLTARGMRLKDVLVNEHVKVIECYPGAAQDILGIPRKTQSIPMLQDKLLGLGIKGDIQARNLTHDELDAITAALVGIMYLKGECIAIGNADEGQIIIPDPKKISKFRNVD; encoded by the coding sequence ATGCTCTGCGTTGGAGTTGATCTAGCAGGAAGTGAGAACAGGAACACCGGTTTCTGCTCTATGACCGGTAAAATGTATGTAAAAACTAGATTGATTAAATCCAACAACGACTTACTGGAGAATATTCGACTGTCAAAACCAGACCTAGTGAGCATCGATGCCCCTCTTTCTCTACCGAGAGGAAGGATCAGCTTGGAGAAGAAAGGACCTCCACATCTTAGGGAATGTGACAGAGAACTAATCAGGCTAGGAATAAGGTTCCTTCCGCTCACACTTGGACCGATGAGAATGTTGACAGCTAGAGGCATGAGGCTAAAAGATGTTTTAGTAAACGAACATGTGAAGGTTATCGAGTGCTATCCTGGTGCTGCACAAGACATACTCGGGATTCCCAGAAAGACACAAAGCATCCCCATGCTTCAAGACAAATTATTAGGCTTGGGAATTAAAGGCGATATACAAGCCAGGAATCTGACGCATGATGAATTAGACGCCATTACTGCAGCGCTTGTAGGCATAATGTACCTGAAAGGAGAGTGTATAGCAATCGGGAATGCTGATGAAGGACAGATAATTATACCAGACCCTAAGAAAATTTCTAAATTCAGAAATGTTGATTGA
- the hemA gene encoding glutamyl-tRNA reductase, whose product MPSEHTPILETDAPRPEAGRQKEQVSTLTLLGLSYRTSDISYRERVYFALDSLKRKVNDESIVDEFLSLVTCSRIELYFVAKNPQKAVDFILSSLPDAHSGNRFYIKKDLDTIKHIYSVAAGLDSIAVGERQILLQVKTASRLARINNTSRSILSSVFDSAISTAIKLREKYRIDDSVHDVSLSSIGVKFLMNRLGAKPHAVLLLGNGKMARLALRELEDTSIFVATSIPRHVNSAPHVKYIGYDNIKEVINSCDVVISATKKNDFVIKSGDISRNKKILILDLGFPRNVDPKLSECDAIELYNVDDLSEYVPNYNIDSVSMYQDLENEARKFYIWLYTTKLSRIITELFRWAEKIRAKEVSIAKKKMGSLTAKQSETIDLLSSSIMKKFLYHVIQFAKDSDSYLSTDQRLRLISTIFNLEGENYHERD is encoded by the coding sequence ATGCCGAGTGAACACACACCAATACTGGAAACAGATGCGCCTCGTCCTGAAGCTGGTAGACAGAAAGAGCAAGTATCTACACTTACGTTGCTCGGATTATCCTATCGCACTTCTGACATCTCTTACAGAGAAAGAGTCTACTTCGCACTAGACAGCTTAAAACGGAAGGTCAATGATGAAAGTATAGTTGATGAGTTCTTGTCCCTAGTAACCTGCAGTAGGATAGAGCTATATTTCGTTGCAAAAAATCCTCAGAAAGCAGTAGACTTTATACTTTCAAGTCTTCCTGATGCTCACTCGGGCAACCGGTTTTATATTAAAAAAGATCTGGATACCATTAAACACATTTACAGTGTCGCTGCTGGCCTGGATTCCATCGCTGTTGGCGAAAGGCAGATCTTGCTACAGGTAAAGACTGCAAGTAGATTAGCCAGGATTAACAATACTTCCCGTTCAATACTTTCTTCCGTTTTTGATTCAGCGATTAGCACTGCAATCAAACTGAGAGAAAAATATAGAATCGATGATTCTGTTCATGATGTTTCTTTGAGCAGTATTGGAGTCAAGTTTCTGATGAATAGATTAGGAGCCAAGCCACACGCTGTTCTCCTTCTTGGCAATGGTAAGATGGCTAGGTTAGCTTTAAGGGAGCTTGAAGATACGTCGATATTTGTTGCGACATCGATTCCAAGACATGTCAATTCAGCCCCGCATGTGAAATACATAGGGTACGATAATATTAAAGAAGTAATAAACAGCTGCGATGTAGTGATTTCCGCAACCAAGAAAAACGATTTTGTGATCAAGTCTGGCGATATATCAAGGAATAAAAAAATATTGATTCTTGACTTGGGATTTCCAAGGAATGTTGACCCAAAGCTCAGCGAATGCGATGCCATAGAACTTTATAATGTAGATGATTTATCAGAATATGTACCAAACTACAACATTGACAGTGTTTCCATGTACCAGGATTTAGAAAATGAAGCAAGAAAATTCTATATCTGGTTATACACGACCAAGTTATCTCGAATCATTACTGAGCTATTTCGATGGGCAGAAAAAATAAGGGCTAAGGAAGTAAGCATTGCAAAGAAAAAGATGGGTAGTCTTACAGCTAAGCAATCGGAAACCATAGACCTCCTTTCGTCTAGTATCATGAAAAAATTCCTGTACCATGTGATACAGTTTGCAAAAGATTCTGATTCCTATCTCTCCACTGATCAAAGACTGCGGCTGATTTCTACCATTTTTAATCTGGAAGGGGAGAATTATCATGAAAGAGATTAG
- the hemC gene encoding hydroxymethylbilane synthase: MKEIRLGTRQSKLAIAQANMVKELIESKSRNVSVKIIPMKTSGDVVSDVRRAGLDKSAFTNDLELALLDNRIDMAVHSMKDLPSGLPEGLYVAGTPERGDARDVLVTHKGCKLQDLPSGSKIGTSSLRRKYQLLKLRYDIEVVEIHGNVDTRIRKVRDKQLDGVVVAACGLQRLGLESQISQFFSVDEMIPAACQGILAIEVRRNDEFASNIAYETNHAATYEAAKYERSFLEEVGGDCNKVVAAHASVAENRISFLGLLGLPDGKYFIRDKAESAEDGIALAKKVAANLLSRIQHLDLG, from the coding sequence ATGAAAGAGATTAGGTTGGGTACAAGACAGAGTAAACTTGCAATTGCCCAAGCGAACATGGTCAAGGAGCTTATTGAAAGTAAATCCAGAAACGTGTCTGTTAAGATAATACCCATGAAGACAAGTGGTGACGTAGTCTCCGATGTAAGGAGGGCTGGTCTTGATAAGTCGGCCTTTACCAACGATTTGGAACTGGCTCTTCTCGATAATAGGATAGATATGGCAGTTCACAGTATGAAGGATCTGCCTTCAGGCTTACCAGAGGGTCTATACGTTGCTGGAACACCTGAACGAGGAGATGCTAGAGACGTCCTTGTAACACACAAAGGTTGCAAACTTCAGGATCTGCCATCTGGGTCTAAGATAGGAACCAGCAGTTTAAGAAGAAAGTATCAGCTTTTAAAGCTTCGATACGATATTGAAGTGGTAGAGATACACGGTAACGTAGATACCAGAATAAGAAAGGTAAGAGACAAGCAACTTGATGGTGTTGTTGTCGCTGCTTGCGGACTTCAGAGACTAGGCTTAGAATCACAAATATCACAATTTTTCTCGGTAGATGAAATGATTCCTGCCGCTTGTCAAGGAATATTGGCAATAGAAGTAAGACGAAACGATGAATTCGCATCTAACATAGCCTACGAGACAAACCATGCTGCCACCTATGAAGCTGCAAAATATGAAAGGAGCTTTCTGGAAGAGGTGGGTGGAGATTGCAATAAAGTGGTTGCTGCACACGCAAGTGTCGCAGAGAATCGAATTTCATTCTTGGGTTTGTTAGGTCTGCCCGATGGAAAATACTTCATCAGAGATAAGGCCGAATCAGCAGAAGATGGTATCGCTTTGGCAAAAAAGGTAGCAGCTAATCTACTTTCGAGAATCCAACATCTGGACCTAGGGTGA
- a CDS encoding uroporphyrinogen-III synthase, with protein sequence MTHKPSIIITRSEEGNKILARQLREAGYSPIALNLTVFKPPKSWKPIDPYIKNVAFYDWLVFTSTTSVTYFVKRCRFLGIRLSRNILPKIASVGPGTMRCLQRYKLTVDFVPSSFTTSSLATELPTEYGKKVLAFRSYLGSPLLASVLKDRGFFVDEVHIYRTETRKVHATRRVLLAEATLFASPSAVGALLSSLTQPVLNELKKRPALCIGPVTARAAKDAGFQHVYEPAEQTFGSLLELVKVIV encoded by the coding sequence ATGACACACAAGCCAAGCATTATTATAACGCGCTCAGAGGAAGGCAATAAGATACTGGCAAGACAACTAAGGGAAGCCGGTTATTCCCCCATAGCTCTCAACCTTACAGTATTCAAGCCGCCTAAAAGTTGGAAGCCTATAGACCCTTACATTAAGAATGTGGCTTTCTACGATTGGTTGGTCTTTACATCTACAACTAGCGTCACATATTTTGTCAAAAGGTGTAGATTTCTAGGAATAAGACTTTCCAGAAATATACTTCCCAAAATTGCTTCTGTCGGACCTGGCACTATGAGATGCCTACAAAGGTATAAACTAACCGTAGACTTCGTTCCAAGCTCTTTTACAACTTCTTCGCTTGCAACGGAACTACCGACTGAATATGGAAAGAAGGTGCTAGCTTTCAGATCCTATCTGGGCAGCCCTTTGCTTGCATCAGTTCTCAAAGATAGAGGGTTCTTTGTGGACGAAGTTCATATATACAGAACAGAAACTAGAAAGGTCCATGCTACAAGGAGGGTTCTCCTAGCTGAAGCAACGCTCTTTGCGAGCCCATCTGCGGTTGGTGCGCTCTTATCTTCCCTAACCCAACCCGTTCTAAACGAATTGAAGAAACGTCCTGCCCTTTGCATAGGACCAGTTACAGCTAGAGCAGCAAAAGATGCTGGATTTCAGCATGTCTACGAACCAGCAGAACAGACGTTTGGATCGCTGCTTGAATTAGTTAAGGTGATTGTTTAG
- the hemB gene encoding porphobilinogen synthase: MSSVHDLTLRLRRLRRTDSIRRMVKETTIDPSSLVCPIFVRTGSNITEPIESMPGVYRYSIDRCLLFIHELVKVGINNILLFGIPGTKDEVGSEAYSHDGVIPLAVREIKDNFPHLTIITDVCLCEYTTHGHCGIIHNNQVDNDATLLLLQKASVEYAKAGADIVAPSAMMDGQVKAIRMALDQNGLTETIIMSYSAKFASSFYGPFRDAAMSAPRFGDRSAYQMQYSNRREALREIRQDIKEGADIVMVKPALAYLDVIHEARRRFDLPIAAYNVSGEYALIKIAAKNGIIDEKKMVIETLTSIKRAGADIIITYFALDFAKWLKGEN, from the coding sequence TTGAGTAGTGTACATGACCTTACGTTAAGGTTGAGACGACTTAGAAGGACTGATTCGATAAGGCGTATGGTCAAAGAAACGACCATTGATCCATCCAGTCTAGTCTGTCCCATATTTGTTCGAACTGGTAGTAACATTACGGAACCCATAGAATCTATGCCAGGAGTCTACAGATATTCAATAGACAGATGTTTGTTATTCATTCATGAGCTAGTGAAAGTAGGCATCAATAACATTCTTCTGTTCGGTATACCGGGAACAAAAGATGAAGTAGGCAGTGAGGCGTATTCTCACGATGGTGTTATACCATTAGCCGTTCGTGAAATTAAAGATAACTTTCCACACTTGACAATAATTACTGATGTATGTTTATGTGAATACACAACTCACGGTCACTGCGGGATAATTCATAATAACCAGGTAGACAACGATGCTACATTGTTACTTTTACAGAAAGCTTCGGTAGAGTATGCCAAGGCAGGGGCTGATATAGTTGCTCCTAGTGCGATGATGGACGGACAAGTAAAGGCCATTCGAATGGCGCTCGACCAGAACGGTTTAACTGAAACTATCATAATGAGTTATTCGGCCAAGTTCGCATCTTCATTTTACGGTCCATTTAGAGATGCTGCGATGTCTGCTCCAAGATTCGGAGATCGATCAGCGTACCAAATGCAATATTCAAACAGAAGAGAGGCTCTCAGAGAGATACGCCAAGATATCAAAGAAGGGGCTGATATAGTGATGGTGAAACCTGCGCTCGCGTATCTTGACGTAATACATGAAGCAAGAAGAAGGTTTGACCTTCCTATTGCTGCCTACAATGTCAGTGGAGAATATGCTCTGATAAAAATCGCAGCAAAAAATGGAATAATCGATGAAAAAAAGATGGTGATTGAGACACTAACCAGCATTAAAAGGGCTGGTGCTGATATAATCATAACATACTTTGCTCTTGACTTCGCAAAGTGGCTAAAAGGTGAGAATTAG
- a CDS encoding chlorite dismutase family protein yields MESKTSGVKYYKYNFYKVVREWRFVQKEQREKHKEEFLQKIKENLQRMEMSFFSLVGLRRDVDFMILARSDNVDKFQELHASLISTELGKYLEMPYSYLSLTRKSPYLGTHRHEDQEGLSRAEFQSNSKYLFVYPFIKKRSWYKLSFEERQKMMVEHFRIGHKYPKIRINTGYSFGLDDQEFVLAFEGDDPYEFLCLVEELRSSDASAYTEVETPIFTCRRTTPEGMLDILV; encoded by the coding sequence TTGGAAAGTAAAACTTCTGGAGTGAAATATTACAAGTATAATTTCTACAAAGTAGTGCGTGAGTGGAGATTCGTGCAAAAGGAGCAGAGAGAAAAACACAAGGAAGAATTTCTTCAAAAGATCAAAGAGAATCTACAACGGATGGAGATGAGTTTCTTCTCTTTAGTCGGGCTCCGACGTGATGTAGATTTCATGATCCTTGCTAGAAGCGATAACGTAGATAAATTTCAAGAACTTCATGCATCTTTGATCTCAACCGAGCTAGGTAAATATTTGGAGATGCCCTACTCATATCTTTCACTAACCAGAAAGTCACCGTACCTTGGAACGCATAGACATGAAGACCAAGAGGGATTATCAAGAGCAGAATTCCAAAGTAATTCCAAGTATCTTTTTGTCTATCCTTTCATTAAAAAACGTTCGTGGTATAAGCTATCCTTCGAAGAAAGACAGAAGATGATGGTTGAGCATTTTAGAATAGGTCACAAATATCCCAAGATTAGAATAAACACAGGCTATTCTTTTGGCCTCGATGACCAAGAGTTTGTGCTTGCATTTGAAGGCGATGATCCATACGAATTCCTGTGTCTGGTTGAAGAATTAAGAAGTTCAGATGCCAGCGCTTACACCGAAGTGGAGACACCGATATTTACTTGCAGAAGAACAACACCTGAGGGCATGCTGGACATCCTGGTGTAG